The window AGACCGAGTGCTGCGGCAAGGCTTGCCGGCGACACCATGATATTGGCCGCCCCTTCCTTTGCCAGCGTCCGGTCGATCAGTTCGGCGGCAAGCCCCGCCTGTGCGGCGAGCATCGCCTTGCTGTCGCCGGAGTTGCCGGCATGGGCGGCCGGGGCAAACGTCATCAAAGAAGCGGCAAGACCCGCCAGCAGAGTGGATTTCGGCATGGTTCGCTCCTGTTCAGCGGATGCGATAGAATTTGGAATCGAACGACCATTTGCCCTGGGCGCCGGTCTCGTCGTCGCCGACGATCCGGAGGCTTCGGGCGAGATCGTAGACATAGTTGAAGGCGGCGCGCTGGCCGACGAGCGGCGTCGGCACATCGGGCAGGTCGAGCACTTCGATCGGCTTGTCGCTGAGGATGGCAACGACCATGCCGACGCCGGCCGGTCCCTCCACCACATATTCGAAGCCGGTATAGGGATTGCGCGCATCGGGCACGACGACCGGCCGGGCCGGATCGAGCCGGTTGTCACCGCTTTTGGCAGTCGGCTTCAGGCCCATCGAGCGCTTGTTCGGGTAAAGCTGCGTCAGCTTGCCGGAGGCGTCGATATCGACAAGGATCAGGTAACCGGACTTTTTGGTGGAGACACGCATGGCCACCTTGTCGCCGATGCTGACGGCGGTGCCGGGCAGCACGTCGACGGCGACGCCCGCCTCATTATCGCTCTTCAGCGTATTCTCGACGGCGGCGACCGGCGTCTTCGCCTCCTCGCCGGTGATGACATCCCGGCCGAGCGCATCCGGCTGGCCATAAAATTGCGGCACCGGGGTGAAGCGGCAGTCTCCCGCATGTGTCCGGCAATATTCGTCCGATTTGCGCCGGACATAATCGAGCAAAGCGGCATTGCTGACATTCGGCTTGTCGGCCGCGCGCGCCACGCCATCCTGCACCCCTTCGATGAAGCGGCGGGTGAAAACCCCCAGCGCCGGCTTGGCCTCGCTATCGACGAGCGCCCACTGCCCCGCGTTGACGGCCGACCAGACCATGGCGTTTTCGCCGCCGAAGGAGAATTTCGCTTCCTTGCCCGATTTGTTCGGCGGTTCGAGCCCTGCCAGCGCCGGGCCGAGGCAACGCACGGTGCCGGAGGGTGCTGCCACCGCGCTGCGGCTGCCGGGGCCGACATGGCAGGCATCGATCAGCAGCGTGACGCGGCGATCCTTGAGGCTGTTCAGCCGAGCGGCGATCTCGGTTTCGCGGATCTGGTTGGTGACGGTCACCTTGCCGCCCTCGCGCACCAGCTGGGCATCGACGGCCACCAGTGTCGGGCTCGTCGTTTCCTCGGCGCCCATTTCTTCTGAGCCCTGGCCGCTGAAATAGAGGAAGACGCGGCTTCCGGGTGTCGACTGGCGCACCAGCCAGTCGTCGATTTCGGCAAGGATCGCCTCGCGGGTCGCCTTGCGGTTGGTCAGCGTGTGGATCTGTTCCGGGCGATAGGCGAGTGTCTTGGCGAGGAAGACCTGCATCGCCTTCACATCGGTGGCGGAACCGGTCAGCTTCGCCTCGCGCATCTCGTAATCGTCGATACCGATCAACAGGGCGCGATCGCCGGGTGAGCTTTCGATCACCGGCGTCTTGACGACGGCCGGCTGAACGGCGGGTTCGTCGGCGACGGGTTTGTCAGCCGGCGGGATATTGCCGGCGGGCGTTTCGGTCGTGCCGGCCGGCGCCGTATCGCCGGCGGGCGGGGTGGTGATGGCGAGATTGGCCTCTTCCTGCCCGGACTTCCTCTGCTTCGTCCCGCCACTGGTCGTGGTGGACGCGACTTGATCGTCGGCAGTCGGCCCTTCAACATTCGGCCCTTCAACATTCGGTACGTCGCTTTCGGTCTTTGCGGCGATCCAGTCGCGGAAGGCGGCAACACGGGTATAGACGCCGTAGTGCTCCGCCTCGGCGCAGCCAGCACCCCAGCTGACGATGCCGAGCTGGATCCAGCGCTTGTCGGGACGCTGGGCGACGAGCGGCCCGCCGCTGTCGCCCTGGCAGGCATCCTTGCCGCCTTCGGCATAACCGGCGCAGACATTGCGCTCGTCGATCGGGTTCATGCGCATCGAGCTGTCGCGATAGGCGGCGCGGCAGTCCTCGCGCGGGACGATCGGCAGTTCCACTTCCTGCAGCTCGGTCGGCAGATATTTGTCGTCCCAGCCGTGGTCGGCCTTGGTGTAACCCCAGCCGGTGATGACAGCCGGGTGGCCGGCGGCCTCCACCTCGTCGTCGGAGGCCGAGGCAAGGATCGCCGGCTTCGATTTAGCCGGCTCGCTGAGCTTGATGAGGGCGATGTCGTTGGCGAAGACCTTGCGGTCGAAATCCTCGTGAATGATCACGTCTTCCACGGCAAGGCCGGGTTTGTCGGGACCATCGACCGCGATCACCTTGTCGATCTTCGACTTGCCCTCGACGATCAGCAGGTCGCGGGCGAAGAGATCCTGCTTGCCGGAGCGGCCGCTGGTGACGCAATGGGCGGCGGTCAATATCCAGCGGGGCGCGATCAGCGAGCCGCCGCAATGGCCGCCGAAACGGCCGCGCTGTTCGGGATCGGGCGCCAGGATCTTCACCTGCCAGGGCCATTCGCCCTTCTTGGCCGCCTGGCCGCCGATGACACGCCCGCCATCCTCGCCGGCAAAATCGGTATCCTGCTGCGCCAGCACCGGAGTGGCCAGAAGCAGCATGACGGACGCAATATTGAGGATCCTGCTGATCGACGTGCTCATAGCTTGGCTCCGGCGGAGGTATAAAGGACCGTAAATCCGACGCGCGCGCCCTCGGGCAGGAATTCGCCGAGGCGCTTGGCGATATTGCCGGCGGTGCGGCGCCTGTCGTTCTGCTCCAGGAACTCCACAAGTTCGGGCATCGGGGTTTCAGAGGTGACGGCGACGAGCAGGTCCGTGCCGAAAGGTGAGACGACGGAAAGATCGAGATCGAAGGTCTGAGACATCGCAGCATCGACCTCCTTTTCGTTGGGATAGAGGAACTGCACGGTGCCATCGCCGGTGACGTCGAAGAGTACGAGCTTGCGGCCTGATAGATCCGAAACGGTGACGCCGACGCGTTCACCTTCACGATGGACGGTATCGGAAGGCGTCACGCGCACGGTCTGCGGTTTGGTCTCGGAGAGCCGCTTCAGCGCATCGAGCGCGGCCATCCGGTCGACGACGAAAGGCATGTCGCCGGCGCCGATGGCGGAGGCGACGACATCGCCGCCGGCAATCGCCTCGTGTTTTTCAGGATCGAAGACAAGTTCGGCATCGGAACCCTCCGTCAGCTTGAACGGCGTGACGGCTGATACAATCCCCTGCAGCACCGGATCGGAGCCGAGGGCGGCAACGTTGATCGGTGCGAGCTCGGCGGGCAGCGGAGTGTTTGATTTCTCCGCCGCCGCCTGGGCCCCCGCCCCTTCGTAATTGTAGACGACCGCGCGATCGAGATCGATTCCGGGCGGACTTTCGGTAAAGATGTTCTGCCGCTGGTTGGTGAACTGGTAGACCGCCTGGCGCACATATTCGAACAGTTCGCGGCGGCTGACGGCGCCGTCGCCGTTGCGGTCGGCCGCCCCCTCGAAAGCGCGAGCGGTGGCATAGCTCAGGGCGCCGCGTTTCTGCGGGATGCCTGGAATTGATATCTCGGGCGACTTGGTGTTTTCGTCCACGGCGGCGAGAAAGGTCAGCCGCTTGAAATCGAAGCCGGTGGACAGCGCGTCCGCCGTGGTCGAAATCGGCGCGAGGTCGTCCTCCTCGATCGTATAGGAAGGCGCCTGACGCCAGGTGATCTCGGCGCCGCGCGGATCGACGTCGCGGGTCATGCCGCCGGCATGGCAGGTATCGGCGATGAAGACGACATCCGCGCCCTTGGCCTCAAGATTGCGAATCAGCGCCTTGAATTCGTCGCCGAAGATGCGCTCGCGCGATCCCGGCAGCCGGGTGTCGAAGCCGGCGAGCACATAAACCTCGTCGCGGCCGCTCGGTTTCGAGCCCTTGACGCGCTCCGGCTCGCTCGACCCGTGGCCGGCGATGCCGAGCACGACGAGATCGCCAGGCCCTGCCCTTTCGGTCACGGCCTCGATGGCGTGGAAGATGCCCTCGCGGTCGGCGGCACCATTCTTCAAGAGCGTCATGTCCTCGACGCCGACCGAACGCAGCGAAAGCGAAAGATCCTCGGCATCGGCGACGGCGCCGTGCAGCGGGGGAACGTTGCGGTAGAGGTCGATGCCGATCAGCACGGCCCTGACCGCACCACGCTCGGGCGCCTCGATCACCCTTGCCAGGCTGTCGGTGGCCGCCATGGTGAGGAGGGCAAGTGCTGCGGCCATGGAAACGAATGCGGTCATGGCCAGATTCCTCCTCGCCCGGCCTATTCGCGGCGCCATTCGACGCGGCGGTTCAGCGCATCGACATCGTCTTCGGTGAGGTTTGCGGTTGCGGTGACGTCCACCGGCTCGGAAGCTCCGCGGCCTTCGGCGTCGATTGTCGCGTCGAGGCCGTTGCTCTTCAGGAAGTCGGCGACGGCCTGGGCGCGGCGTTCGGAAAGCTTCTGATTATAGTCGTCGCCGCCGCGCCGGTCGGTATGGCCAATAAGGATGATGCGGCCGGGCTTCTGCTCTTTCAGCGCCTCCAGCAGTTCCTCAGCGGCTTCGGTGCCGATCGAGGTGAAGCTCGACTTGTTGAAATCGAAGGTGATCGGAACCGGAATGGAAACCGGCACGATGCCGCGCACATTCTCGGAATAGATGCCGCCGAGCACGCCGCTGCGGTGATCCTTCTCGGCCGGCACGAAGCTGCCTTCAGGATTGTCGTTCGTCGGGTTGGCGGCAAGGATGCGGGCCTGGGCGGCGCGCTGGATGAGATCGGAGATCGTCTCGGCGGGGGGCGCCTTCGGCGTGCGGGTCTCGTTCTTGATGATCTCGATCGCCTGCTGGTAATCGGCGGCGGCATCGGCAAAGCGGCGTGAGGAGAAATAGATTTCGCCGAGCGTGGCGGAGGCCTGCCAGAGCACCTGCGGGCTGTCGGCGGCGACAAGCAGCGGCTCATAATCGGCGACCGGCTGGTTGGCGGCCATCATCTCCTGGGCGGCGGAAAGCCTGAGGGCGGCGACGCGGCGCTGGGCGTTCACCTGGAACTGGCCGCAATCGGCGCTGACGGCGATCGCATCGGCCTCAGCCGCGGCGGCACCGATATCCTTGGCGGCGACGGCGGTATTCAGCTTGTCGAGAAGGGCGGTGCAAACAGGCGTATCGGCATTTGCGACCTCGATCTCTTCGCCGGCTTGCTCAGGTTCGGCGGAACGGCCGAGGTTGAGCTGCGGCATCTTGATGCTGAAACCGCCGGGAAGCTTGAATTGCGGCATCTTGAGCTGCGGCATCGGCAGTTTCGGCATCTTCGTCTGGGACGTCTGGGTGGGCTGCTTATACTGCGTCGTCGGCTGCTTATACTGGGTCGGCCGGGTGGATGAGGTGGTATCGGCCGGGCCGATCAGCTCCAGTTCATCGGCGGCAAGCTCCTGTCCGGGCGCCAGATTGGTGACGATCTTGTATTTCTTCGGTGGCTGCTGGGTTGCCTGCTCGACGGGCTTCGGCGCGACCTTTTTCGGGGCCGCCGGCTTCGGTTTTTCCACCACCGTTTCCGGCTTCTTGGCGACTTCCTGTTTCGTTACCGGCTTCGGCTTCGGAGCGGCTTCAGGTTTCGGCGCAACGGGCGGCTTTGCAGCCTGTTCGACCGGGGCCGGTTTTGCTGCAGGGGCGGCTGCGACGGGCGGAATGGCGGCCGGACTATCGACCGTCGTCAGCATCAGCGTCTTGCTGCTGATCTTGGTGCCGAGGCTGCGAGCATCTTCAAGGCTGCGGGAAACGGCATCCATGCCGCCGTCGATCGAGCGGAACATGCCGCCGCCGCTGCCGCCGAGATCGGCGAAGATGGTCAGCGGCTTGGAGGAATAGAAGACTTTGATCTGCTCCTGGCCGACCGGGCCTGAAACCTGCAGCTTGGCGCCGCTTGCCGGATCCGGCACCTGCACACGCTTGCCGGCGCCGACAAGGGCGTCGGTCTGGTACTTGTTCGGGAAAAGCTTCACGACCGAGCCGTTCGGCGAGACGTTCAGCACCGTGACATAGGCATTTTCGGTCGACTGGATGAAGAGGCCGACAACTTCGCCGATGGCGTATTTGGCTTCAGCGCGATCGAAGGTGATGCTGACAGGCCCGGTCTGCGCCGGCGCTTCGGTCAATGTGCGTTCGTTCTGCGCCTCGACGGC of the Rhizobium brockwellii genome contains:
- a CDS encoding trypsin-like serine protease → MSTSISRILNIASVMLLLATPVLAQQDTDFAGEDGGRVIGGQAAKKGEWPWQVKILAPDPEQRGRFGGHCGGSLIAPRWILTAAHCVTSGRSGKQDLFARDLLIVEGKSKIDKVIAVDGPDKPGLAVEDVIIHEDFDRKVFANDIALIKLSEPAKSKPAILASASDDEVEAAGHPAVITGWGYTKADHGWDDKYLPTELQEVELPIVPREDCRAAYRDSSMRMNPIDERNVCAGYAEGGKDACQGDSGGPLVAQRPDKRWIQLGIVSWGAGCAEAEHYGVYTRVAAFRDWIAAKTESDVPNVEGPNVEGPTADDQVASTTTSGGTKQRKSGQEEANLAITTPPAGDTAPAGTTETPAGNIPPADKPVADEPAVQPAVVKTPVIESSPGDRALLIGIDDYEMREAKLTGSATDVKAMQVFLAKTLAYRPEQIHTLTNRKATREAILAEIDDWLVRQSTPGSRVFLYFSGQGSEEMGAEETTSPTLVAVDAQLVREGGKVTVTNQIRETEIAARLNSLKDRRVTLLIDACHVGPGSRSAVAAPSGTVRCLGPALAGLEPPNKSGKEAKFSFGGENAMVWSAVNAGQWALVDSEAKPALGVFTRRFIEGVQDGVARAADKPNVSNAALLDYVRRKSDEYCRTHAGDCRFTPVPQFYGQPDALGRDVITGEEAKTPVAAVENTLKSDNEAGVAVDVLPGTAVSIGDKVAMRVSTKKSGYLILVDIDASGKLTQLYPNKRSMGLKPTAKSGDNRLDPARPVVVPDARNPYTGFEYVVEGPAGVGMVVAILSDKPIEVLDLPDVPTPLVGQRAAFNYVYDLARSLRIVGDDETGAQGKWSFDSKFYRIR
- a CDS encoding caspase family protein encodes the protein MTAFVSMAAALALLTMAATDSLARVIEAPERGAVRAVLIGIDLYRNVPPLHGAVADAEDLSLSLRSVGVEDMTLLKNGAADREGIFHAIEAVTERAGPGDLVVLGIAGHGSSEPERVKGSKPSGRDEVYVLAGFDTRLPGSRERIFGDEFKALIRNLEAKGADVVFIADTCHAGGMTRDVDPRGAEITWRQAPSYTIEEDDLAPISTTADALSTGFDFKRLTFLAAVDENTKSPEISIPGIPQKRGALSYATARAFEGAADRNGDGAVSRRELFEYVRQAVYQFTNQRQNIFTESPPGIDLDRAVVYNYEGAGAQAAAEKSNTPLPAELAPINVAALGSDPVLQGIVSAVTPFKLTEGSDAELVFDPEKHEAIAGGDVVASAIGAGDMPFVVDRMAALDALKRLSETKPQTVRVTPSDTVHREGERVGVTVSDLSGRKLVLFDVTGDGTVQFLYPNEKEVDAAMSQTFDLDLSVVSPFGTDLLVAVTSETPMPELVEFLEQNDRRRTAGNIAKRLGEFLPEGARVGFTVLYTSAGAKL
- a CDS encoding DUF4384 domain-containing protein; translated protein: MPNRKAILAAATFLSFLSVVPAVEAQNERTLTEAPAQTGPVSITFDRAEAKYAIGEVVGLFIQSTENAYVTVLNVSPNGSVVKLFPNKYQTDALVGAGKRVQVPDPASGAKLQVSGPVGQEQIKVFYSSKPLTIFADLGGSGGGMFRSIDGGMDAVSRSLEDARSLGTKISSKTLMLTTVDSPAAIPPVAAAPAAKPAPVEQAAKPPVAPKPEAAPKPKPVTKQEVAKKPETVVEKPKPAAPKKVAPKPVEQATQQPPKKYKIVTNLAPGQELAADELELIGPADTTSSTRPTQYKQPTTQYKQPTQTSQTKMPKLPMPQLKMPQFKLPGGFSIKMPQLNLGRSAEPEQAGEEIEVANADTPVCTALLDKLNTAVAAKDIGAAAAEADAIAVSADCGQFQVNAQRRVAALRLSAAQEMMAANQPVADYEPLLVAADSPQVLWQASATLGEIYFSSRRFADAAADYQQAIEIIKNETRTPKAPPAETISDLIQRAAQARILAANPTNDNPEGSFVPAEKDHRSGVLGGIYSENVRGIVPVSIPVPITFDFNKSSFTSIGTEAAEELLEALKEQKPGRIILIGHTDRRGGDDYNQKLSERRAQAVADFLKSNGLDATIDAEGRGASEPVDVTATANLTEDDVDALNRRVEWRRE